A stretch of DNA from Synergistaceae bacterium:
CAGGTGAAAATTCGCGGTTTCCGTATTGAGCTGACAGAGGTTGAAGCGGTCATCAGAGATTTTCCGGGCGTGAAGGATGTTACTGTTCAGGCGTTCGACTCAGACAGCGGGGAAAAATATCTTGCGGCTTATGTCGTGAGTGAGGGGAAAATTGATGTTAATGCGCTGAATGAGTTTATCGGCCGGAACAAACCGCCCTATATGATTCCCGCCGTAACAATGCAGATTGACGCAATCCCGCTCAAGCAGAATCAGAAAGTCAACCGCAAAGCCCTTCCCAAGCCCGAAATCACAGCCACGCGCAAAGAATCCGAGTCAGTCTCAGCACCGCTAAATCTCTTGGAGAAAGACATAAAGGCCATAATCGCTGAGATAATCGGCACGGACTCTTTCAGCATAACAGACGCTCTCGGCAATTTCGGACTCACGTCAATATCAAGCATACGGCTTGCGACTCAGATCTACAAGAAATACGGCGTTCAGTTGCAGGTGAGAAAGCTCGTCTCAGAAGGAAGCATACAGAGCATAGAGAATGAAATTCTGCGTAAAGTTTTTGCTGAGACTCACGAGGAAAAATCAGAGCCGGAAAAATCACATGAGCCGTCAAAAAATTCATGCCCCCTCACGTTTGAACAGCAGGGTGTTTACGCGGAGTGCATGATTGACCCGTCATCGACAGTCTACAACACTCCTTTTTCCGTGAAGATTCCCGATGGCATAACAGCAGGACAGCTCAAAGAGGCGTTGCGGGAAGTCATCGAGGCGCACCCGTATATACTTTGCAGGTTCACGGCAAATGACAGAAACGAGATAATACAGGAGGCAATTCCCGATTTCACGCTCGACATTCCCGAAAAAGAAATGACTCCTGAGGATTACGAGTCCTACTGCAAAGAAGGCTTTGTGCGTCCGTTCAATCTCGCTGAAGGGCCGCTTGTGCGTTTCGAGATCGTGAAGTCTGACGGGCTATATTTGCTGATGGATATGCACCATCTTGTTACTGACGGTGCGTCTGTTGATATTTTCCTTCAGCAGTTGTGCGCGAAACTTGACGGCCATGACATAGAGCATGAAGAATACAGCTACTACGATTACGCCGCCGATGAGAGAATGACGGACGGAGCAGACGAATTTTTTGCCGGAAGAATGGCACTCTCAGACGAAGCGACTCAGATTATCCCGGATGTTTATGCGGAAAATCTCACGCACTCGGAAGACTCCGTGAGCGTCAAGACAGACATCAAAGCCGTGAAAGAATTTGCCCTCAAGCACGGCGCAACACCCGCTGAAATTTACCTTGCAGCCGGATATATTACGTTCTCGCGTTTCGTGTGTGATGATACTGTCTCAATAATGACAATCTCAAACGGTCGCGGAAACATGAAGATTGCCGGCACTCTCGGAATGTTCGTTAATTCACTGCCTCTCGTTGAAACTGTTGACAATTCCGAAAATGTTGCGGACTTTATCAAGCGTTCAGCAAAAAATTTCAGCGATACACTTCTTCATGAAAATTACCCGTTTGCGCGCGCTGCCTCAAAGTTCGATTTCCATCCGAGTATCTCATACGCATACCAGATAGGAGTCCTCAGCGAGTACAGGACAAAATACGGAGCATTAACCGCAGAAGAGCTTACATCGGACAAGGCAAAAATCCCCGTCGCGGTCTTCATCACAGGAACAGAGGACGAAGCCGAAATCAAGATAAGCTACGATACAGCCATGTACAGCCGTGAAATCATGCAGGGCCTGACAGAGTGCTACGAAAACGCCGTGCAGGGACTCCTGACTCATGACAAAATTTCTGACATCAGCATAACGGACTCGCACCAGTGGGAAATTCTCGACTCGTACAATCCTGAATGGGATCTGAATTATGACATGAACGACACGCCCGTGTCAGCCTTCAGGAGGAACGCAAAGAACAATCCCGACAAAGTTGCGGCGGTATTCAGGGATAAGCAGTACACATACAGGGAGCTTGACAAGCTGACAGACAGACTCGCGGCGAAAATCTACAGCAGAATGAAAGCCATCACAGGCAGGGAAAATTTATCAGAAGAAGTAATCTCAATCATCATCCCCCGAAATGAAAACGTATTCATTCTCCCTCTTGCTGTCGTGAAAGCCGGGTGCGCTTATGAGCCGTTAGATCCTTCATACCCGCAGGAGAGGCTCAATTTCATGGTGAAAGATTCCGGCGCAAGACTCCTAATCGCTGATGACTCTTTGCGCTCACTCGTGAATGAATACGCGGGCGATGTGCTGACTGTCAGCGAGTTATACAGCATGAATGACTCGAACGACATACCGCCGTGTCCGTCCCCTGATGATTTATTCGTCATGCTCTACACATCTGGGTCAACCGGGACTCCGAAAGGCTGTCAGATCGAACACCGCAATGTTGTCGCGCTCGCTCACGGAATCGAATTGGCCGGATTCTACCGTGAAGACGACAGAATCGCCGACTATGCGTCATTCGGTTTTGACGTGAACATGGCCGATGTCTTCTGCACGCTCATTAACGGCGGGACGGTTTATATCATTCCTGAGGATATACGCATGAATCTTGACTCACTCGCAGAATATTTCGATGACGCGGGAATTACGGCGTTACTTCTCACGACTCAGGTCGGCGTTCAGTTCATGCAGAATTACCCGCACTGCAAGACGCTGCGACTCCTCTTAATCGCCGGGGAAAAACTCCCTGCTGTTGACCCTTCCGGCCTGAGCTACACAATCGCTAACGGCTACGGCCCTACGGAGAACTGTTACGGCGTTAGTATCTTCCCGATTCGCAAATGGGAGAAGAATATCCCAATCGGCAAGCCATTCCCGACAATTCACGGCTACATTCTCGACAAGACAGGACACAGACTCCCGGCAGGCGCGGCGGGTGAATACTGCCTCTCAGGGCCGCAGGTCAGCAGAGGTTATCTCAACCGCCCGGACAAAACAGCAGAGGCTTACGAGCAATGCCCCTATAACAATTTCCGCATGTATCACACCGGGGATATTGTGCGTTATCGTCAGGACGGAAATGTTGAGTTTGTCGGGCGCAAGGACGGACAAGTGAAGATTCGCGGCTTCAGGATTGAGACGAAAGAAATCGAGGCGGTGATTCGGAATTTCGGCGGCGTGAAGGACGCTACTGTTCAGGCTTACGATTACGAATCAGGCGGTAAGTATCTTGCGGCGTTCGTTGTGAGTGATGAGGCAGTCGACACTGAGAAATTGCGCGACTACATCAAGAGCCAGAAGCCCGCGTACATGGTGCCTGCGGTGATAATGCAGATCGACAAAGTTCCGCTGACGGTGAATCAGAAAGTCGACAGGAAAGCGTTACCCAAGCCGGAATTACAGAGGCGTGAATATGTTGCTCCTGCCGGAAAAACTGAGGAAGATTTCTGCGGGATATTCGGCGAAATTCTAGGGCTTGAGAGAGTCGGCGCGGAAGATGATTTCTTTGAGCTTGGCGGAAGCTCCGTTATCGCAATGAAGGTTGTTATCGCCGCGGGCAAAAAGGGATATTCCATCGTCTACAATGACGTATTCACGTACACGACTCCGAGACTCCTCGCTGAGTTTGTTACGGGGTCAGAGAGTCAGACGCAAGAAATTTCAGCGGACATAGCACCGTCAGCAGGGAAAATTACGGAGATAGACTCGGAAGGCTACGACTATTCCGCAATAAATGCACTTCTCGCGAAAAACACGATGGAGTCATTCAGGAATGGCGAGCGTCAGAGATTGGGCGATGTACTTTTAGCGGGTGCGACGGGGTATCTTGGGATTCACGTGCTTGAAGAGTTGCTCACGTCAACAGAGTCAAAAGTTTTCTGCCTCATCAGACCAAAAGAAGGCAGCAGCGGTGAAAAACGTCTGAGAAATCTTCTTGAGTATTACTTTGGCCATGACCACGCGGAATATTTTGCCTCTCGTATAACAGTCATTGAAGGCGACGCGACAGACCCGGACTCGCTGAGAGATTTTACGCCCGACTCAAACATGACGGTGATAAACTGCGCGGCCTCCGTAAAGCATTTCGCAAAAGGCAACGAGATCGAACGCACTAACGTTGACTCAGTGAAGAATCTTGTCGCATGGTGTGAGGAAAATGATTCGCGTCTCGTCCACATCTCAACAGGCAGCATTATCGGCGGACGGAAAAACGGACTTCCCCCTGAAGGCTACCGCTTTGATGAGCATGTACTCTTTGCGGGTCAGACAGTGAAGCATAATCAGTACATTCACTCGAAATTCATGGCCGAGAGATTCATTTACGAGGAAATTTTGACGCATGGACTGAACGCAAAAGTATTCAGAGTCGGAGACCTTGCACCGCGTTTGTCGGACGGAAAATTTCAGGTCAACTTCAGAACGAACAACATCATGAACACGCTTAGAGCCTATAAGATTCTCGGAGTGGTGAATTTCGGCGCGCTCACAAATGAGATAGAGTTCTCGCCGATTGACTCCCTCGCAAAAGCTGTTATCGCACTCGCAGGAACTCCGAAAGAATGTATATGCTTCATGCCGATTAACCCGCACCGGGCGTTAATGCAGGATGTTTTCACGGAGATTCGCGGACTCGGCTATGAGATTCGCGCGGTTGAAGATGACGAAATGAAACAGGCACTTGACGCGGCATTGTCAGACAGCAGGAACAGCGCGGTTTCTCCGTTAGTCGCATACGCAGACAACAGCGGAGTAAAAGAACTCGGACTTGATGACATTGATACGGGCTTCACATCGCAGGTGCTGTACCGTTTGGGCTTCTCATGGCCGGAAACAGGCGCGGAATACATCAGGCAGTTTATCAGGAAACTTGACGGGCTTTCATTTTTTGACGAGTAAAATATCATCATGACACTAATTCACGAAATCGTATCACAATACGCCGTGAACAATCCCAAAAAGAAGGCTGCTGAGGACTCATTCGGCAGTCTCTCTTACAGGGAGCTTGACGGCAAAAGCAATTCAGGCGCAAAAATACTTTATGGACTCGGAGTCAGCGCGGGGGATTCTATCGGCGTTTATGTTCCGTATGTGAAAGACGTAATCACCGGGGCTTTGTCCGTGTGGAAGGCTGGCGGGGTCTATATCCCTATGGATGACGCATATCCCGCTGAGAGACTCGAATACATCCTCAGAGACTCAAACGCAAAAGCTATCCTCACATGCCGGACTCTTTGGGAGAAAAAGCCGCTCAGTTTTCCGGCGGAAAATGTGATATTCCTCGATGACATCACAGACATCACATCATCATTCACCCCTTGCGCGGACATCACCGAAAAATCCCCGGCCATGATTCTCTACACTTCCGGCACAACTGGCAGGCCTAAAGGAGTCCTTCACAGGCACGAATTTTTGACTCACATTGTCGATTGGATGAACGTAACGGAAGATTTCTGCATGACAAAAGACTCACGAGTCGGACTCATTTCGCGGTTTACGTTTGTTGCGACTGTAACATTCATGTTCGGCGCGTTGCTGAAGGGAGGAACGTTATATTTTGCCCCCGAAAACGCAAGGAATGATATTGAGCAGCTCTATAAATTTCTCGCGGACAAAAAGATTTCTCACATATTCATTGCTTCAGGGCTTGCGGCAATTCTCGCTGAGGATTACGACATTTCCGGCGTGAATGTTTTTGCGGCGGGTGAAAAGCTCCCTAACTTCCGGGCGCATTCAGACTCCGTATATCTCCGAAATATTTACGGCTCAACAGAAATCGGCGTTGTTACGTCAGCGGAAATTCACGGCCAAGAGAATCCCATCACAATCGGCAAGCCCGGCCCCGGCACAAAAGCAATGCTCATTGATGAAAATCTCAGTCCGTCAAAACCTGATGAAGCTGGCGAACTCCTCATAGCGAATGAATACATGTCGAGGCAATATCTCAATCTCCCGGAGCAGACAGCGGAGAAATGGATTCAGATTGACGGCCTCACCTGGTACAGGACAGGCGACAGGGCTACAATGACTCATGAAGGGGATATATGCATTCTCGGACGAACCGACAACATGATAAAGCTGCGGGGATTCAGAATCGAAACGGGCGAGGTTGAGTCGCAAGTGTCAAAAGCTGTAACAGGAATCAGGCGCGATGACGTGAAAAACATTGTCGTGTGTCTTCGAACCGTAAGCAGGAATGATTATCTTGTCTGCTACTACGAGTCGGGAAATGACCTTGCCCCTGACGAAATCAGCGCGGTGAAAAATGAGTCCGCAAAATATCTCGCTGACTACATGATTCCAGATATATTCATGAGAGTCGCCCAAATGCCCCGAAACCTTAACGGCAAAATCATACGCAGAGACCTTCCGCAGCCAAAATCGCACACGCACGAAATCACAGCTCTTGACAGTGAGACTCTTGCGCGAGTCGTGTGGGCTGTTTCTGACGTTCTCGGAATCTCATCGGCTGAACCTGAAGACACATTCACGGAGCTTGGCGGGTCATCAATCACGGCCATGAAGCTGGCGGCGTTGTTGCGTCCGCAGGGCATAAAGATTACGACAGCGCAAATACTGAAGCTGAATGTATTGCGGAAAATTGCTGACGCGGCTGAAGTCGATTACGCTAAATTGTGGTCAGAGGAAGAATACAGCGCGGTTATTGCCGATTTTGCCTCACGCGG
This window harbors:
- a CDS encoding AMP-binding protein → MTLIHEIVSQYAVNNPKKKAAEDSFGSLSYRELDGKSNSGAKILYGLGVSAGDSIGVYVPYVKDVITGALSVWKAGGVYIPMDDAYPAERLEYILRDSNAKAILTCRTLWEKKPLSFPAENVIFLDDITDITSSFTPCADITEKSPAMILYTSGTTGRPKGVLHRHEFLTHIVDWMNVTEDFCMTKDSRVGLISRFTFVATVTFMFGALLKGGTLYFAPENARNDIEQLYKFLADKKISHIFIASGLAAILAEDYDISGVNVFAAGEKLPNFRAHSDSVYLRNIYGSTEIGVVTSAEIHGQENPITIGKPGPGTKAMLIDENLSPSKPDEAGELLIANEYMSRQYLNLPEQTAEKWIQIDGLTWYRTGDRATMTHEGDICILGRTDNMIKLRGFRIETGEVESQVSKAVTGIRRDDVKNIVVCLRTVSRNDYLVCYYESGNDLAPDEISAVKNESAKYLADYMIPDIFMRVAQMPRNLNGKIIRRDLPQPKSHTHEITALDSETLARVVWAVSDVLGISSAEPEDTFTELGGSSITAMKLAALLRPQGIKITTAQILKLNVLRKIADAAEVDYAKLWSEEEYSAVIADFASRGEHIQKVLPITAEQDDMLFDYILSPDRNSFRSVYMLQVDSVITEENLRLALDTVSQENEELRSSIVFHRTRVIQQVITDRKIPAKFVNINNLDDKNLEVAWNIFQSPIDLQRDTLMRVVCGEFFGKSFLYIMTSHISFTKAQARKYFARIMSVLEEKYPSDKAIHDWREIFDGTLTEDLTEKPKPRGESKLRQLDRPRSNIPPEICVYSENSGPKMTFIHTGNTGSEAYYRLADRIRDKISFSVIEPFNLWHIEQATYGIPNIAKRYVEILKRHQPEGPYILGGWCYGGMIAHEMACQLQDAGEEVKYLFMLDSHATTDPALRQMAKSMYEASGREYFETSPLFSDLRESGMLEAMIINSEHVYHDMATHMPSFFSGSVTYFKPDVVPAESSGNARKYWEKMMEFPAGNYRPFCNKDLFRIIHTPHEHDLMMDDPSLEIIVPEIYRALGIK